The Penicillium digitatum chromosome 6, complete sequence genome contains the following window.
ACGTTTCGTGAATCTCGGCATCGACCCACCCAAGGGTGCTCTGCTCTATGGACCTCCGGGAACCGGAAAGACCCTTTGCGCCCGTGCAGTCGCCAACCGAACGGATGCTACCTTCATTCGTGTCATTGGTAGTGAACTGGTGCAGAAGTACGTTGGTGAGGGGGCTCGGATGGTCCGTGAACTTTTCGAGATGGCCCGTACCAAGAAGGCATGCATCATTTTCTTCGACGAAATTGATGCGGTTGGTGGTGCACGTTTCGATGATGGTGCCGGTGGCGACAATGAGGTGCAGCGAACCATGCTGGAACTGATCACACAGCTGGATGGATTCGACTCTCGTGGCAACATCAAGGTCATGTTCGCTACCAACCGTCCGTCCACACTTGACCCAGCCCTGATGCGTCCCGGTCGTATTGATCGTAAGATCGAATTCTCGCTGCCGGATGTCGAAGGCCGTGCCAACATTCTCCGAATCCATGCCAAGAGCATGTCAGTCGAGCGAGACATCCGTTGGGAGTTGATCTCGCGATTGTGCCCAAATGCTACCGGTGCCGAACTTCGCAGTGTTGCGACTGAGGCAGGTATGTTTGCTATTCGGGCTCGCCGCAAGGTGGCTACCGAAAAGGACTTTTTGGCCTCAGTTGAGAAGGTCATTAAGGGCAACCTCAAGTTCAACTCGACGGCAACATATATGCAGTACAACTAGAGATTCCGACTTACTTGCATTATGGATGGGATGTACGATCATCATTGTCTTGTTACGTGGAGTTTCTTCCTGGTCAATGCAATATAATTTCAGCCAAAATCCCAATTTCAACAACATTGTAGATCTCCGGTACAATTTAGATGCTCCCAGGTGCTTTCCTGACTGGCGAGATCACATTTGGTCATGTGACCACACGTGACCAAATCGACTTAGGTAAATGTGCATAGTATTTCAAGAGTACGACATCTGCGCATTGTATTTGATTCCATTACAGAGTAGGATATGTGGGACTGAAACCAGAAAGAATAACCAGATATAGCTTCAAACCCCCGTAATTCATTCTAGCGGCTCTCTTCAGTCTTCCTGACACTTTACCGTATCCTTCCGGCAGCCCATGCTGGCCGGCAAAATGAATTGTGGGCACGTGCCATCTGGCCAATCACTGACGGCCGGCTGCCCGAGGTTGATTTTCATTGAGCAGCCGCTGATTGGCTGTTTCGGCCCCGATCCTCCCCGTCGGCAACTGCGAGAATGATTATGTCAGCGTGAAACTGCCAACCGCAACCTGAGTCCAGATGAAAGTGTTGCCTTGGAAGGAGTTCACTATTCCACACTCTCCCCTCTTTGCGAAGCCCTTCACCGACACCCGGTGTTCTGCGATTATTTTGGTTCATTAGGGAAATACAAATCTCTTTTGATCCACCATCATGAGCTCCATGAGCCTGCGGAGCCTAGCTCCTGCATCCAAGGTGAGTAGCCATGCAATGATTTTCAGCCCATTCGCGACACCCGTGACATGCTCATACATTTGTCTCTCCAGGTTTCCCGCATTTTGAGGGACCAGAGACGTCTTTTCTCGTCTTCAAGGCCCGCAGGTACGCATTGGACCACTCGAACAGTCAACTCACGAACGCACCGCTAATTACTACTGCGCCAGCCCGCATATGGTCTAACCAGCCTTTACGCGCCAAGGAGTCCAATGGCTACCTGACCGACAAGTACCCTATCATTGTAAGGCAGCACTGCTCTCTAGGTCGACAGGAAGTTAAATTGGTCTAACTTGCGCAGGATCACGAGTACGATGCGCTCGTTGTTGGTGCCGGCGGTGCTGGTCTGCGCGCTGCTTTCGGTCTCGCAGAGGCTGGATTCAAGACTGCGTGTGTTTCCAAGCTGTTCCCTACGAGAAGTCACACTGTCGCTGCCCAGGGTGGTATCAACGCTGCTCTCGGAAAGTAGGTTCAACCCCAACGCACTGAAAGGTAACGAATTGAGTCTAACTGAGGTTTAGCATGCACGAGGATGACTGGAGA
Protein-coding sequences here:
- a CDS encoding ATPase, AAA-type, core yields the protein MPSATGQNWEKFQKNYADDEEPEKKITPLTDADIAVLKTYGAAPYANALKKLEKDIKDKQNSVNEKIGVKESDTGLAPPHLWDVAADRQRMAEEQPLQVARCTKIIQDEKDSDKSKYVINVKQIAKFVVNLGERVSPTDIEEGMRVGVERNKYQIMLPLPPKIDPSVTMMTVEDKPDVTYGDVGGCKEQIEKLREVVEMPLLSPERFVNLGIDPPKGALLYGPPGTGKTLCARAVANRTDATFIRVIGSELVQKYVGEGARMVRELFEMARTKKACIIFFDEIDAVGGARFDDGAGGDNEVQRTMLELITQLDGFDSRGNIKVMFATNRPSTLDPALMRPGRIDRKIEFSLPDVEGRANILRIHAKSMSVERDIRWELISRLCPNATGAELRSVATEAGMFAIRARRKVATEKDFLASVEKVIKGNLKFNSTATYMQYN